In the genome of Bosea sp. ANAM02, the window GCATGCCGGCCCGCGAGATGGCGGGCCTCGGCATCGCTCGCAGCTTCCAGAACCTCGAACTCTTCGGCGAGCTCACGGTCTTCGAGAACGTGCTGATCGGCGCGCATGTCCATGCCGGCCGCTCCTGGCGCGACGCGATCAGCGCCCGCCCGCGCGGCATCGTCGAGCATGTCGATGAGTTGCTGGAGCGCACGGGGCTGACCTCCTATGCCCAGACCAAGGCGCGCAATCTCGATTTCGGCCACCAGAAGATGGTCGAGATCGCCCGCGCGCTCGCCATCCGCCCAAAACTCCTGCTGCTCGACGAGCCGGCCGCCGGCCTACGCAACCGCGAGATCGCGGCGCTCGACCGCCTGCTCAGCGAATTGCGCGAGCGCGACGGCATCACGATCCTGCTGGTCGAGCATGTCATGCAGCTGGTCATGTCGATCTCGGACAAGATCACGGTGCTGAGCTTCGGCACCAAGATTGCCGAGGGCACGGCCGCCGAGGTGCGCGCCAACCCGGCCGTGATCGAAGCCTATCTCGGCCGCGAGGCAGCTCAGGAGGCGCACCATGGCTGACCTTCTCGAAATCGACGGCATCTCCGCCGCCTATGGCCGCATCCAGGCGCTCTCGGAGGCCTCGCTCAAGGTGCCGGAGGGGGCGATCGTCGCCCTGCTCGGCTCGAACGGCGCCGGCAAGAGCACGACGCTGAACACCGTCTCGCGGCTCGTGCCTGTGACGAAGGGGCGCATCCGCTTCGCCGGCGAGGAGATCCAGTCCTGGCCGTCGCACAAGGTCGTCTCGGCCGGCGTGCTGCAGGTGCCGGAGGGACGCGAGGTCTTCCGCGACATGAGCGTGCGCGAGAACCTCGACATGGGCGCTTATCGCCGCAATGACGCGGCCGGGATCAAGCGCGACCTCGAGCGGGTCTTCGAGTACTTCCCGAAGCTGCAGGAGCGCCTGCAGCAGAAGGCCGGCACGCTCTCCGGCGGCGAGCAGCAGATGTTGCTGATCGGCCGGGCGCTGATGGCGGGCCCGCGCCTGCTCCTCCTCGACGAGCCCTCGCTCGGCCTCTCGCCGGTGCTGGTACAGCAGATCTTCGCGATCATCGAGCGGCTGAACAAGGACGGGCTCACCATCCTGCTGGTCGAGCAGAACGCGGCGATCGCGCTGGGCTGCTCGAGCTATGCCTACATCCTCGAGAACGGCGAGATGGCCCTCGAAGGTGCATCCGCGAAACTGCGGCAGGACGACAGCGTCCGCCGCACCTATCTCGGCGGCTGAGCCGGGACGCGACACAAACAGGAACCGGCTCATGGCTACGCCGCAGGACAAATCCATCGCTCTCGTCACGGGCGGCGCCCGCGGGATCGGCCGGGCCATCGTCGAGCGGCTCTGCGCCGACGGCTTTTCGGTCGGCATCCTCGACCGCGAGGCGGAGGTCGCGACCGCGCTGGTGAAGGAGCTTGAGGCGCAGGGCCACAGCGTCTTCTTCGAGCCGGTCGACCTTGCCGATCACGCCGGCCTTGCCGCGCTGGCGGAGCGGCTGCCGGTGGCGCAGGCGCTCGTCAACAATGCCGGCATCTTCGAGAACAAGCCGTTCTTCGATCTCGGGGCCGGCGATTTCGGCCGGATGATGGATGTCAACGTCACCGCGCTCTTCCTGCTTTCGCAGGCCGTGGCGCGGCGGATGGAAAAGGGCGGGCGCATCGTCAACATCGCCTCGCGCACCTTCCTGGGCGCCCGCAATCACGCCCATTACGTCGCCTCGAAGGCGGCTGTCGTCGGCCTGACCCGGGCGATGGCGATGGAGCTTCTGCCGCGCGGCATCGCCGTCAATGCGGTGGCGCCGGGCGGGGTCGCGACAGAGATGGTGGCGAAGCAGTCGGAAGAGGCGCGCGCGGCCCTGCTCGCCCAGCAGCCGACGGGAGCGCTCGCGGCGCCAGAGGACATCGCCAACGCCGTCGCCTTCCTGGCCTCGCCGCGCACCCATTTCATCTACGGCCAGGTCCTGCTCGTCGACGGCGGCAAGTCGCTCGGCGGTGGCATGGGCGGCTGAGGGCATGGCGATGAGCGAGAGCTTCGACGAAATCCGCGACGTCGTCGTGGTCGGCTCGGGCGCCGGCGGAATGTCGGCGGCGATCACCGCCGCCAAGGCCGGGCTGGACGTGCTGCTGATCGAGAAGAGCGAGTATGTCGGCGGCAGCACCGCCGTCTCGGGCGGCGCCATGTGGGTGCCCGAGAACCCGCATGCGGCCAAGGCCGGCCATGCCGATACGCGCGAAGCGGCGATGACCTATCTCGAAGCCGTGCTCGGCAACCGCCTGCGGCCGGACCTGATGCGTGCCTTCCTCGATAACGGCCCGGAGATGGTCCGCTTCTTCGAACGCGAGACGGCGCTGAAATTCGAGGCGCGGGCCTATTCGCCGGACTACCAGCCCGAGCAGCCGGGCGCCTCCAAGGGCGGACGGACGATCGATCCCGCGCCCTATGACGGCAACGAACTCGGCGCCGATTTCGCCCTGCTGCGCCCGCCCCTGAAGGAATTCACCGTGCTTGGCGGCATGATGGTGAACCGCAAGGATATCGACGCGCTGGTCGGCCGCTTCCGCAACCTCGCGAACTTCAAGCATAGCGCGAAGCTGCTGATCCAGTACGGGCTCGACCGCCTGCGCCATCCGCGCGGCGCGCGCCTGCTGATGGGCAATGCGCTTGCGGGACGCCTGCTGAAATCGGCGCGGCAGGCGGGCGTCGATATCCGCACGCAGACGCCGGCCGGCGCGCTAGCCCTCAAGGACGGCTCTGTCATCGGCCTCACCGTCAAGGGCCCGCAAGGCGAGCGCCGCATCGGCGCACGGCGCGGCGTCGTGCTGGCGAGCGGCGGCTT includes:
- a CDS encoding ABC transporter ATP-binding protein: MVADSAAAFLNVEGLTIRFGGLTAVGGLDMAVAKGSIHALIGPNGAGKSTTFNCISRFYTPSAGRITYDGRDITRMPAREMAGLGIARSFQNLELFGELTVFENVLIGAHVHAGRSWRDAISARPRGIVEHVDELLERTGLTSYAQTKARNLDFGHQKMVEIARALAIRPKLLLLDEPAAGLRNREIAALDRLLSELRERDGITILLVEHVMQLVMSISDKITVLSFGTKIAEGTAAEVRANPAVIEAYLGREAAQEAHHG
- a CDS encoding ABC transporter ATP-binding protein — translated: MADLLEIDGISAAYGRIQALSEASLKVPEGAIVALLGSNGAGKSTTLNTVSRLVPVTKGRIRFAGEEIQSWPSHKVVSAGVLQVPEGREVFRDMSVRENLDMGAYRRNDAAGIKRDLERVFEYFPKLQERLQQKAGTLSGGEQQMLLIGRALMAGPRLLLLDEPSLGLSPVLVQQIFAIIERLNKDGLTILLVEQNAAIALGCSSYAYILENGEMALEGASAKLRQDDSVRRTYLGG
- a CDS encoding SDR family oxidoreductase, yielding MATPQDKSIALVTGGARGIGRAIVERLCADGFSVGILDREAEVATALVKELEAQGHSVFFEPVDLADHAGLAALAERLPVAQALVNNAGIFENKPFFDLGAGDFGRMMDVNVTALFLLSQAVARRMEKGGRIVNIASRTFLGARNHAHYVASKAAVVGLTRAMAMELLPRGIAVNAVAPGGVATEMVAKQSEEARAALLAQQPTGALAAPEDIANAVAFLASPRTHFIYGQVLLVDGGKSLGGGMGG